A portion of the Novosphingobium sp. KA1 genome contains these proteins:
- the guaA gene encoding glutamine-hydrolyzing GMP synthase, with protein sequence MTDQTSSTNPGQGSDSILIVDFGSQVTQLIARRVREAGVYSEIAPFNAAKDAFARMKPAGVILSGSPASVLDDNGPRIPAEILESGLPILGICYGQQSLMHQLGGEVLLGDSGEFGRAFIEIGDDCALFDGLWTKGERHQVWMSHGDKVTRLAPGFRPVASSEGAPFAVIANDEKRIYAMQFHPEVVHTPDGGKLLKNFVRHVCGLAGDWTMAEFRKTKIEEIRAQVGDKRVICGLSGGVDSAVAALLIHEAIGDQLTCVFVDGGILRMGEAEQVVSLFRGHYNIPLVHVDASTLFLNGLAGVTDPEAKRKFIGKTFIDVFEDEAKKIGGAEFLAQGTLYPDVIESVSFTGGPSVTIKSHHNVGGLPERMNMKLVEPLRELFKDEVRVLGRELGLPEIFVGRHPFPGPGLAIRIPGEVTRERCDILRKADAIYLEEIRSAGLYDAIWQAFAVLLPVKTVGVMGDGRTYDSVCGLRAVTSTDGMTADIYPFDAAFLSRVATRIINEVKGINRVVYDYTSKPPGTIEWE encoded by the coding sequence ATGACTGACCAGACTTCCTCAACGAATCCGGGGCAGGGCTCCGACTCCATCCTGATCGTCGATTTCGGCAGCCAGGTCACCCAGCTCATCGCCCGGCGCGTGCGCGAGGCGGGTGTCTACTCGGAAATCGCCCCCTTCAATGCCGCGAAGGATGCCTTCGCCCGCATGAAGCCGGCCGGCGTGATCCTGTCCGGCTCGCCCGCTTCGGTGCTTGACGACAATGGCCCGCGCATTCCGGCGGAAATCCTCGAAAGCGGCCTGCCGATCCTGGGTATCTGCTATGGCCAGCAGTCGCTGATGCACCAGCTCGGCGGCGAGGTCCTGCTCGGCGATTCGGGCGAATTCGGCCGCGCCTTCATCGAGATCGGCGACGATTGCGCGCTGTTCGACGGCCTCTGGACCAAGGGTGAGCGCCATCAGGTTTGGATGAGCCACGGCGACAAGGTGACGCGCCTTGCCCCCGGCTTCCGCCCCGTCGCTTCCAGCGAAGGCGCGCCTTTCGCGGTCATCGCCAACGACGAGAAGCGCATCTACGCGATGCAGTTCCACCCCGAGGTCGTGCATACGCCCGACGGCGGCAAGCTGCTCAAGAACTTCGTTCGCCACGTCTGCGGTCTTGCCGGTGACTGGACGATGGCCGAGTTCCGCAAGACCAAGATCGAGGAAATCCGCGCCCAGGTCGGCGACAAGCGGGTAATCTGCGGCCTGTCGGGCGGCGTCGATTCGGCCGTTGCGGCGCTGCTCATCCACGAGGCGATCGGCGACCAGTTGACCTGCGTCTTCGTCGATGGCGGCATCCTGCGCATGGGTGAGGCCGAGCAGGTCGTCAGCCTGTTCCGCGGCCACTACAACATCCCGCTGGTCCACGTCGATGCCTCGACGCTGTTCCTCAACGGCCTGGCCGGCGTCACCGACCCCGAAGCCAAGCGCAAGTTCATCGGCAAGACCTTCATCGACGTCTTCGAGGACGAAGCGAAGAAGATCGGCGGCGCCGAATTCCTGGCGCAGGGCACGCTCTACCCGGACGTGATCGAATCGGTCTCGTTCACCGGCGGTCCCTCGGTCACGATCAAGAGCCACCACAACGTCGGCGGCCTGCCCGAGCGCATGAACATGAAGCTCGTCGAGCCGCTGCGCGAACTGTTCAAGGACGAAGTGCGCGTGCTGGGCCGGGAGCTCGGCCTGCCCGAGATCTTCGTGGGCCGCCACCCGTTCCCCGGACCGGGCCTCGCGATCCGCATCCCCGGCGAAGTGACGCGGGAGCGCTGCGATATCCTGCGCAAGGCGGACGCGATCTATCTCGAGGAAATCCGGAGCGCTGGCCTCTACGATGCGATCTGGCAGGCCTTCGCGGTGCTGCTGCCGGTGAAGACCGTGGGCGTGATGGGCGACGGGCGCACCTACGACAGCGTCTGCGGCCTGCGCGCGGTGACGTCGACCGACGGCATGACGGCGGACATCTACCCCTTCGACGCCGCCTTCCTGTCGCGCGTGGCGACCCGCATCATCAATGAGGTGAAGGGTATCAACCGCGTGGTCTACGACTACACCTCGAAGCCGCCGGGCACGATCGAGTGGGAATAA
- a CDS encoding tyrosine-type recombinase/integrase, with the protein MLTDAAIKALKPKDKLYKVADRDGMYVAVQPSGAIVFRYDYRMNGRRETLTLGRYGSADLSLARAREKLIDAQRAILEGRSPAQEKQREKRRIKEAKSFGEFGERWLQEHRMAESTRAMRRSIYERDILPTFRNRLLTEISSEDLRAMCAKVKARGAPATAVHVRDIVKLVYAFAILHGEKVPNPAEEVGPASIATFVPKDRSLSPAEIRVMLSQLEHVATLPTIRLGLKLFLITMVRKSELQDATWDEVDFENAVWSIPKERMKRSKAHNVYLPEQAIDILVALKTCAGNSRYLLPSRYDADAPMSRATFNRVTYAVVEQAKKAGLPLDPFTVHDLRRTGSTLLNELGFNSDWIEKCLAHEDGRSSRGIYNKAEYEHQRRHMMQEWANLIDAWVAGQKYAPTLYPASMDLLVPEPSL; encoded by the coding sequence ATGCTGACTGACGCCGCCATCAAAGCACTGAAACCAAAGGACAAATTATACAAGGTCGCCGACCGTGACGGTATGTACGTCGCGGTGCAGCCCTCCGGGGCGATCGTGTTCCGTTACGACTACCGCATGAACGGTCGCCGGGAGACATTGACGCTTGGTCGATACGGCTCGGCCGACCTGTCTCTGGCGCGTGCGCGGGAGAAGCTGATCGACGCGCAGCGCGCCATTCTCGAAGGGCGGTCGCCTGCGCAGGAAAAGCAGCGGGAGAAGCGCCGGATCAAGGAGGCCAAGAGCTTCGGCGAGTTTGGCGAGCGCTGGCTGCAAGAGCACCGGATGGCGGAAAGCACCCGTGCTATGCGCCGCTCTATCTATGAGCGGGACATCCTTCCGACTTTTCGGAATCGGCTGCTGACGGAAATCAGCTCCGAGGATTTGCGGGCGATGTGTGCGAAGGTGAAAGCCCGAGGCGCGCCCGCAACGGCGGTCCATGTCCGGGACATCGTGAAGCTGGTTTACGCCTTCGCGATCCTGCACGGGGAGAAGGTGCCGAATCCCGCCGAGGAAGTCGGGCCGGCCTCGATCGCCACCTTCGTTCCCAAGGACCGCTCACTATCGCCCGCTGAAATCCGCGTCATGCTCAGCCAACTTGAGCATGTGGCGACCCTGCCGACCATCCGGCTCGGACTGAAGCTGTTCCTCATCACCATGGTTCGCAAGAGCGAGCTGCAGGACGCGACTTGGGATGAAGTGGATTTCGAGAATGCGGTGTGGTCGATCCCGAAGGAGCGGATGAAGCGCTCCAAGGCCCACAATGTCTATCTGCCGGAGCAGGCGATCGACATCCTCGTTGCGCTCAAGACCTGCGCCGGCAACTCCAGATACCTGTTGCCGTCGCGCTATGACGCGGACGCGCCGATGTCGCGGGCGACGTTCAACCGCGTGACCTATGCAGTCGTCGAGCAGGCCAAAAAGGCGGGACTGCCGCTGGACCCGTTCACCGTCCACGATCTCCGCCGGACGGGCTCGACGCTGCTCAATGAGCTGGGTTTCAACAGCGACTGGATCGAAAAATGCCTCGCGCATGAGGACGGCCGGTCATCGCGCGGCATCTACAACAAGGCGGAATATGAGCACCAGCGCCGCCACATGATGCAGGAATGGGCCAATCTCATCGACGCCTGGGTCGCAGGCCAGAAATACGCTCCGACGCTCTATCCAGCGTCCATGGACCTTCTGGTTCCCGAGCCTAGCCTTTGA
- a CDS encoding AlpA family transcriptional regulator, whose product MSHSPSPTKRTIRRHQLREIVPLADTTIYDMEQRGEFPQRFYLTARTVVWDLGEVEAWLEQRRQASRAKGIKRAPSPDVNLRKARPVKG is encoded by the coding sequence ATGAGCCATTCGCCTTCACCGACCAAACGCACCATTCGCCGGCATCAGCTCCGCGAGATCGTCCCACTTGCCGACACGACCATCTATGACATGGAGCAGCGCGGCGAGTTTCCCCAGCGCTTCTATCTGACCGCCCGAACAGTGGTGTGGGATCTCGGCGAAGTGGAGGCTTGGCTTGAGCAGCGCCGCCAAGCCTCCAGAGCAAAAGGCATCAAGCGAGCGCCGTCGCCTGACGTCAATCTGAGGAAAGCCCGGCCCGTCAAAGGCTAG
- a CDS encoding DUF2274 domain-containing protein — protein MTKLKLGPIADEKPVKVTLELPASLHRDLTAYAEILGREAGQQPTDPVRLIVPMLERFIATDRGFAKVQRARQAQS, from the coding sequence ATGACCAAGCTGAAGCTCGGCCCGATCGCCGACGAAAAACCCGTCAAGGTCACGCTGGAACTGCCCGCCAGCTTGCACCGCGACCTGACCGCCTATGCCGAAATCCTCGGCCGCGAGGCGGGGCAACAGCCGACCGATCCCGTCCGCCTGATCGTCCCCATGCTGGAACGCTTCATCGCCACCGATCGGGGTTTCGCAAAAGTCCAGCGTGCCCGGCAAGCTCAATCATAA
- a CDS encoding TrbI/VirB10 family protein — translation MSEVDPEKEEGRKPEAPEPFDDARPLTGEPVAPMRLRPEPLRVTRLSRKVLAGLGLVASLSVGGALIYALQTSQGSRQNEELLSTDNRATPDGLNSLPRDYTGPVLGPPLPGDLGRPILDAQNRGQPVTQALAGTGANPAVQPGLSAEEQRRLQELEAARTARLFASTETRTAAPAATATADTTAAAPNLASLGLAPQPATPSAQDRQLAFLNQTPDRRTVASDRVAAPVSPNVLQAGAVISAALITGIRSDLPGQITAQVTENIYDSPTGRILLIPQGTRVIGEYDNGVGFGQRRILLVWNRLIFPNGRSIVLERQPGADTQGYAGLEDGVDYHWWDLAKAAALSTLLGIGTELATDDNDRLVRAIRDGAHDTINQAGQQIVQRQLQIAPTLTIRPGFPVRVIVTRDLVLEPYGGTP, via the coding sequence GCTGCGCGTCACCCGCCTGTCGCGCAAGGTGCTCGCCGGTCTTGGTCTTGTCGCCAGCCTCAGTGTCGGCGGTGCGTTGATCTACGCGCTCCAGACCTCCCAGGGTAGCCGCCAGAACGAGGAACTGCTTTCGACCGACAACCGGGCGACGCCGGACGGCCTCAACAGCCTGCCGCGCGACTACACCGGGCCGGTGCTCGGCCCGCCGCTTCCCGGCGATCTCGGCCGACCTATCCTTGACGCGCAAAACCGGGGACAGCCCGTTACGCAGGCGCTCGCCGGCACGGGTGCCAATCCGGCCGTGCAACCCGGCCTCAGTGCGGAGGAGCAGCGCCGTTTGCAGGAACTGGAGGCGGCGCGGACCGCGCGCCTCTTCGCCTCGACGGAGACGCGCACCGCTGCGCCAGCGGCGACGGCGACGGCCGACACCACGGCAGCCGCGCCTAACCTTGCCAGCCTCGGCCTTGCGCCACAGCCTGCCACCCCTTCGGCGCAGGACCGCCAGCTCGCCTTCCTCAACCAGACACCCGATCGACGCACCGTCGCGTCCGATCGCGTTGCCGCGCCCGTTTCGCCGAATGTGCTTCAGGCCGGCGCGGTGATTTCCGCCGCGCTCATCACCGGCATCCGCTCCGATCTTCCCGGCCAGATTACGGCGCAGGTAACGGAAAACATCTACGACAGCCCGACCGGGCGCATCCTGCTGATCCCGCAAGGCACGCGCGTCATCGGCGAGTATGACAATGGCGTCGGCTTCGGCCAGCGCCGCATCCTGCTCGTCTGGAACCGCCTGATCTTCCCGAACGGTCGCTCGATCGTGCTGGAGCGCCAGCCGGGTGCCGATACCCAAGGCTATGCCGGGTTGGAGGATGGCGTCGATTATCACTGGTGGGATCTCGCCAAGGCCGCGGCCCTTTCGACGCTACTCGGCATCGGCACCGAACTTGCCACCGACGACAATGACCGTCTTGTGCGGGCGATCCGCGACGGGGCGCACGACACCATCAATCAGGCCGGCCAGCAAATCGTCCAGCGCCAGTTGCAGATCGCTCCGACGCTGACCATTCGGCCGGGTTTCCCGGTCCGCGTCATCGTCACCCGCGACCTTGTGCTCGAACCCTATGGGGGAACGCCATGA